One window of the Anguilla rostrata isolate EN2019 chromosome 13, ASM1855537v3, whole genome shotgun sequence genome contains the following:
- the camkvl gene encoding caM kinase-like vesicle-associated, like gives MPFGCFAQRDGRNFNSPTDITDKYEIGQVLRAKEFCELCLAKDRQTDKVYVCKKFLKKDGRKVRKAAKNEIMILKMVNHPNILQLIDTFETRKEYYIIQELATGGDVFDWILDQGSYTERDASNVIRQVLEAVAYLHSLNIVHRNLKLENLMYYTENNHNKVVLRDFYLSKFENGSITEPCGTPEYLAPEVVARHRYGRPVDCWAVGVIMYILLSGNPPFYDETEEENTDLHNRIIFCRIVAGEFEFDSPYWDDISPAAKELVCRLMEVDQMLRITAQEALWHEWIAGNGASEKNLKDGVCAQFEKNFAKAKWRKAIRITTFMQRLRAPESGGVVGGEGSPEVKDKGEGGEGRDMGVAGATPTSRGSVSHEVVVESVPRGDGERGVGGANEEGKKASVGTIPISPSVGVSPTSTTEPLTEHNPAPTPLGEVVDVSRGGARKGARDDAQKLPATATTATATGTPGPDTTAPEKKVPLLGVGLDPTRRADSRSTKVIILEQELASRADERSKLSPEMPGRCKAAAAPSADPATAATAPPVEQDRPAQQTAERERRPTAASSWCQTQLPEAVAERSLGVGLGGPGDLSSGGGRAGDAGLIGKRSPELGLPRVRQSDLGYGVAGSPSLGRKSSVSVPEQREGGAAVGPSQYSYSASGGTAFGGLGQGVGVGVGGVGDWQMDSVIEQIEKQMAAVLEKIEGDMPSLLEQISDCPEQRPKSAHSSPSARSRPHAQCHSTPPPLPTTPRPPLPSLPHLTIPPPSYPPPSPPALTQPYSQPASSRDEKDAKRGGARSGQSARGGVAGRGL, from the exons ATGCCATTTGGATGCTTTGCTCAACGGGATGGGCGAAACTTCAACAGCCCAACCGACATCACAGACAAGTATGAGATTGGACAGGTCCTAAGAGC CAAGGAGTTCTGTGAACTGTGCCTGGccaaggacagacagacggacaagGTCTATGTCTGCAAAAAATTCCTCAAGAAAGATGGCAGGAAAGTGCGCAAGGCAGCCAAGAACGAAATAATGATCCTGAAAAt GGTCAACCACCCGAATATTCTGCAATTGATTGACACTTTTGAGACCAGGAAGGAGTATTACATCATCCAGGAGCT AGCTACAGGAGGAGATGTGTTTGACTGGATCCTGGACCAGGGCAgctacacagagagagatgccTCCAATGTGATACGCCAGGTCCTGGAGGCTGTGGCCTACCTGCACTCCCTCAACATTGTGCACCGGAACCTGAAG CTGGAGAACCTCATGTACTATACGGAGAACAACCACAATAAAGTGGTGCTGCGAGACTTCTACCTGTCCAAGTTTGAGAATGGCTCTATCACCGAGCCCTGCGGCACACCTGAGTACCTGG CTCCAGAGGTTGTAGCTCGACATAGGTATGGCCGCCCGGTGGACTGCTGGGCTGTGGGCGTCATCATGTACATCCT actCTCTGGAAACCCCCCGTTCTATgatgagacagaggaagagaacacTGACCTGCACAACCGCATCATATTCTGTCGTATCGTAGCAGGGGAGTTTGAGTTTGACTCCCCCTACTGGGATGACATCTCTCCTGCAG CAAAAGAGTTGGTCTGCAGGCTAATGGAGGTGGATCAGATGCTGAGGATCACAGCCCAGGAAGCACTTTGGCACGAatg gatTGCAGGCAATGGTGCCTCAGAGAAGAATCTGAAAGATGGAGTGTGTGCCCAGTTTGAGAAAAACTTTGCAAAGGCCAAGTggagg aaAGCGATCCGCATTACCACGTTCATGCAGCGTCTCCGTGCCCCTGAATCTGGGGGCGtggtcgggggggaggggagcccAGAGGTGAAGGataaaggggaggggggggagggcagggacaTGGGTGTGGCAGGAGCCACGCCCACAAGCAGAGGGAGTGTCTCCCATGAAGTGGTAGTGGAAAGCGTGCCCAGGGGAGATGGGGaaagaggggtgggaggggccaacGAGGAGGGTAAGAAAGCAAGTGTGGGAACGATTCCTATCAGTCCGTCGGTGGGCGTCTCCCCCACGTCCACGACTGAACCGCTCACTGAGCataaccccgcccccacacccctgGGAGAGGTGGTGGATGTGAGCAGGGGAGGGGCAAGAAAAGGGGCGAGGGATGATGCCCAAAAACTTCCGGCCACTGCcaccacagccacagccaccgGCACCCCGGGGCCGGACACGACGGCGCCGGAAAAGAAAGTGCCGCTGCTCGGCGTCGGCCTCGATCCGACCAGGAGAGCGGACAGCAGGAGCACCAAGGTGATCAtcctggagcaggagctggccaGCAGAGCGGACGAGAGGAGCAAGCTCTCCCCTGAGATGCCAGGCCGGTGCAAAGCGGCCGCCGCGCCCTCTGCAGATCCCGCCACAGCGGCAACGGCGCCCCCTGTGGAGCAGGACAGGCCGGCGCAGCAGaccgcagagagggagaggaggccgACGGCCGCCAGCAGCTGGTGCCAGACGCAGCTTCCAGAGGCCGTGGCCGAGAGGAGCCTGGGGGTAGGCCTGGGTGGACCGGGGGACCTGAGctctggggggggcagggctggagatgCTGGCCTGATCGGAAAGAGGAGCCCCGAACTAGGCCTCCCCAGGGTGAGGCAGTCGGATTTGGGTTATGGTGTGGCGGGTTCTCCCAGCCTGGGGCGAAAGAGCTCTGTTTCTGTTCCGGAgcagagggagggcggggcagcagTGGGGCCCAGTCAGTACTCGTACTCAGCGAGCGGGGGGACTGCTTTCGGGGGTTTGGGACAGGGGGTGGGCGTTGGCGTTGGTGGTGTTGGCGACTGGCAGATGGACAGTGTGATCGAGCAGATAGAAAAGCAGATGGCGGCAGTCCTGGAGAAGATTGAAGGGGACATGCCTTCCCTCCTGGAGCAGATCAGTGACTGTCCCGAGCAGAGGCCCAAAAGCGCAcactcctccccctcagccAGGTCTCGCCCCCATGCCCAGTgccactccacccccccgcccctccccaccaccccccgccctcctctcccctcccttccacACCTCACCATTCCTCCACCTTCCTaccctcccccatctccccccgcCCTCACCCAGCCCTACTCCCAGCCAGCGTCCAGTCGAGATGAGAAGGATGCCAAGAGAGGCGGGGCCaggtctggccaatcagcaagAGGGGGTGTGGCAGGGAGAGGGCTATGA